In one window of Pseudoalteromonas sp. N1230-9 DNA:
- the minE gene encoding cell division topological specificity factor MinE, whose product MSLLDYFRSEKKSSASLAKERLQIIVAHERSQRGTPDYLPQLKQDILDVIRKYVNVNTDAVQVQFDQNEDDLAVLELNVTLPEEEKK is encoded by the coding sequence GTGTCTTTACTTGACTACTTCCGCTCAGAGAAGAAAAGCAGTGCGTCATTAGCAAAAGAGCGATTGCAGATCATTGTCGCACACGAGCGCTCACAACGTGGTACACCTGATTATCTGCCACAGCTAAAGCAAGATATTCTTGATGTGATACGCAAATATGTGAATGTAAATACCGATGCTGTTCAAGTTCAGTTTGATCAAAATGAAGATGACTTAGCAGTACTTGAGTTGAACGTGACTCTGCCAGAAGAAGAAAAGAAATAG
- the minD gene encoding septum site-determining protein MinD — protein sequence MAKVIVVTSGKGGVGKTTSSAAIGTGLALKGFKTVIIDFDIGLRNLDLIMGCERRVVYDFVNVINGEANLNQALIKDKRVDKLHILPASQTRDKDALTRDGVERVLNDLKKDFDYIVCDSPAGIEAGAMMAMYFADEAIITTNPEVSSVRDSDRILGILHSKSKRAEEGLESVKEHLLLTRYNPERVEKGEMLSVEDVQEILAIKLLGVIPESQAVLSASNSGQPVILDGESDAGQAYTDAINRLLGETVDFRFLDVEKKGLFKRIFGG from the coding sequence ATGGCAAAAGTAATTGTCGTTACTTCTGGTAAAGGTGGTGTTGGTAAAACCACATCGAGTGCTGCAATTGGCACAGGTTTAGCGCTTAAGGGCTTTAAAACCGTTATTATCGACTTTGATATTGGTCTACGTAATCTTGACCTTATTATGGGTTGTGAGCGCCGTGTTGTTTATGACTTTGTAAACGTAATCAATGGCGAAGCTAACTTAAATCAAGCCCTTATTAAAGATAAGCGAGTTGATAAGTTACACATTTTACCTGCGTCACAAACACGTGATAAAGATGCCTTAACCCGTGACGGTGTTGAACGTGTACTAAATGATTTGAAAAAAGACTTTGATTACATCGTATGTGATTCGCCAGCGGGTATTGAAGCGGGCGCAATGATGGCAATGTATTTTGCTGATGAAGCAATTATAACAACAAATCCTGAAGTATCATCAGTACGTGACTCCGACCGAATTTTAGGTATTTTGCACAGTAAATCTAAGCGTGCTGAAGAAGGCCTAGAAAGCGTTAAAGAACACTTATTATTAACACGTTATAACCCTGAGCGTGTTGAAAAAGGCGAAATGCTATCAGTTGAAGATGTGCAAGAAATTCTTGCGATTAAACTTTTAGGTGTTATCCCTGAATCACAAGCAGTATTGAGTGCATCAAACTCTGGTCAACCAGTGATTTTAGACGGTGAATCAGATGCAGGCCAAGCCTATACTGATGCAATTAATCGTCTACTAGGTGAAACAGTCGATTTCCGCTTTTTAGATGTAGAGAAAAAAGGCTTATTTAAACGGATTTTTGGAGGTTAA
- the minC gene encoding septum site-determining protein MinC, with translation MSEQIFELKGNLFTLSVLHLFSADTSLLSKQLDEKIAQAPKFFAGAPIVINLSDVQGDSFDFSFLKSMLTSLSFNPVGVCNGSQEQNENAKAAGLSVLNYSQDVKGATAKQQTNTSIVEKTVHLPAQVIHGTVRSGQQVYAKDRDLIVIGAVSHGAEVISDGNVHIYGTLRGRAIAGAKGYNEAQIFCQKLEAELVSINGSYWISDSLQGEHWGNAVQIQQKNDSLEISALVKG, from the coding sequence ATGTCGGAACAAATTTTTGAACTAAAAGGGAACCTTTTTACTTTATCTGTGTTGCATCTATTTTCAGCAGATACCTCTCTTTTAAGTAAGCAGTTAGATGAAAAAATAGCCCAAGCACCTAAGTTTTTTGCAGGCGCGCCCATCGTAATTAACTTAAGTGATGTACAAGGTGACTCGTTTGATTTTTCTTTCTTAAAATCAATGCTTACCAGTCTATCGTTTAACCCTGTTGGTGTGTGTAATGGCAGCCAAGAGCAAAACGAAAACGCCAAAGCGGCAGGCTTATCAGTCCTAAATTATTCACAGGACGTTAAGGGGGCAACCGCTAAACAACAAACAAATACATCTATCGTTGAGAAAACCGTTCACCTACCTGCACAAGTGATTCACGGCACAGTTCGCTCTGGTCAGCAGGTCTATGCAAAAGATCGTGACCTTATTGTTATTGGTGCGGTTAGTCATGGCGCAGAGGTGATCAGCGACGGTAATGTTCATATTTATGGCACATTGCGCGGACGTGCAATTGCAGGTGCTAAAGGCTACAACGAAGCACAAATATTTTGCCAAAAATTAGAAGCAGAACTTGTTTCAATTAATGGTAGTTATTGGATCAGCGATTCCCTACAAGGTGAACACTGGGGCAACGCAGTACAAATCCAACAAAAAAATGATTCATTAGAAATTTCAGCTTTGGTTAAAGGATAA